ACACGGTAGCGAGGCATCCGCTCGCACCGCAATGGCGGGCATGCCATCCGCATACCCGAGCGGGTGGGGTCACCCCCTCGCGACGGCCTCCTCGAACTCGACCCCGCTGATCTCGCCGAACCGGCCGCGCATGACCTCGATCGCCGCCGGGTTCTCGTCGACCAGCACGAACCTGCGCCCGAGCGCCGCCGCCACCGCCCCGGTCGTGCCGCTGCCGGCGAAGAAGTCGAGCACCCAGTCGCCCTCGCGGCTCGACGCCTGGATCATGCGGCGGATCACGCCCTCGGGCTTCTGCGTCGGGTAGCCGGTCTTCTCCTTGCCCGTGGGCGAGACGATCGTGTGCCACCAGACGTCCGTCGGCAGCTTGCCGAGCTCGACCTTCTCGGGGGTCACGAGCCCGGGTGCCATGTACGGCTCGCGGTCGACCGCGGTCGAGTCGAAGTAGTACCGCTTCGGGTCCTTCACGTAGACGAGGATCGTGTCGTGCTTGCTCGGCCAGCGCCGCTTCGACTTGCCGCCGTAGTCGTACGCCCAGATGATCTCGT
This portion of the Agromyces rhizosphaerae genome encodes:
- a CDS encoding DNA-methyltransferase codes for the protein MPPLAGPDRIIHADNLDVLPGLPDAAFTLVYLDPPFNSGRVQGRRPTTNVRSATGSVVGFQGQRYERIRGDLVHYDDRFDDYWGFLEPRLAEAWRLLADDGTLYLHLDYREAHYAKVLLDALFGRECFLNEIIWAYDYGGKSKRRWPSKHDTILVYVKDPKRYYFDSTAVDREPYMAPGLVTPEKVELGKLPTDVWWHTIVSPTGKEKTGYPTQKPEGVIRRMIQASSREGDWVLDFFAGSGTTGAVAAALGRRFVLVDENPAAIEVMRGRFGEISGVEFEEAVARG